The Streptomyces camelliae genome window below encodes:
- a CDS encoding IS256 family transposase, translating to MTAPDSLPLHALAEDNLAAASPDLLRAMVKTFADALMSAEADALCNAEYGQVSDERVNHRNGYRLREWDTRAGTVELAVPKLRQGSYFPHWLLERRRRAEQALISVVATAYLLGVSTRRVEKLAESLGVTQLSKSQVSAMAKHLDEQVAAFRNRPLDAGPYAFVWVDALTQKVREGGRIINVHALIAVGVNADGHREILGLDVATAEDGAGWLAFLRSLIARGLSGVQLVISDAHMGLVNAIGATLPGASWQRCRTHYARALLSQVPKSAQPWVATLLRTVFEQPDIDAVQSQMRHVLDALEAKFPKAAAHLDAAQGDVLAFTAFPREIWRQIWSNNPQERLNKEIRRRTDVVGIFPDRTALIRLVGAVLAEQNDEWTEARRYMGLDLLAKARLHPIESETDDTVIPTELTA from the coding sequence ATGACCGCACCCGACAGTCTGCCCCTGCACGCCCTCGCGGAGGACAACCTCGCAGCGGCGAGTCCCGATCTGCTGCGCGCGATGGTCAAGACGTTCGCGGACGCGCTCATGTCCGCCGAGGCCGATGCCCTCTGCAATGCTGAATACGGGCAGGTCAGCGACGAGCGAGTCAACCATCGCAACGGGTATCGCCTTCGCGAGTGGGACACCCGCGCGGGCACCGTCGAACTCGCCGTTCCCAAGCTGCGTCAGGGCAGTTACTTCCCGCACTGGCTGCTGGAGCGTCGCCGCCGGGCTGAGCAGGCCCTCATCAGCGTGGTCGCCACCGCCTATCTGCTCGGCGTCTCCACCCGCCGAGTGGAGAAGCTCGCCGAGAGCCTGGGCGTCACCCAGCTGTCGAAGTCCCAGGTCAGCGCCATGGCCAAGCATCTCGACGAACAGGTCGCCGCGTTCCGCAACCGGCCCCTGGACGCCGGCCCCTACGCGTTCGTCTGGGTGGACGCGCTCACGCAGAAGGTTCGCGAGGGCGGCCGCATCATCAACGTCCACGCGCTGATCGCGGTCGGCGTCAACGCCGATGGGCACCGTGAGATTCTCGGCCTGGACGTGGCCACTGCCGAGGACGGCGCCGGCTGGCTGGCCTTCCTGCGCTCCCTGATCGCCCGCGGCCTATCGGGCGTCCAACTGGTCATCTCAGACGCGCACATGGGCCTGGTCAACGCGATCGGGGCCACCCTGCCCGGCGCGAGCTGGCAGCGATGTCGTACTCACTACGCCCGCGCGTTGCTGAGCCAGGTGCCCAAGTCGGCCCAGCCGTGGGTGGCCACGCTGCTGCGGACCGTCTTCGAACAACCCGACATCGATGCAGTCCAGTCCCAGATGCGGCACGTCCTGGACGCATTGGAGGCCAAGTTCCCCAAGGCGGCAGCCCACTTGGACGCCGCTCAGGGCGATGTGCTGGCGTTCACCGCGTTCCCGCGCGAGATCTGGCGGCAGATCTGGTCGAACAATCCGCAGGAACGGCTCAACAAGGAGATCCGCCGCCGCACCGACGTGGTCGGCATCTTCCCCGACCGCACCGCCCTGATCCGCCTGGTCGGCGCGGTGCTGGCCGAGCAGAACGACGAGTGGACCGAAGCCCGCCGCTACATGGGACTCGACCTGCTGGCCAAGGCCCGCCTCCACCCGATCGAGTCAGAAACCGACGACACAGTCATCCCGACGGAACTCACCGCATAG
- a CDS encoding DUF664 domain-containing protein, producing the protein MPGIEPLPAIEQTCHPLQPLPKICARTQNSPTKPDVDTADPSEAFAIWHEECARSRGIVDAAQSPDTTGRYRDDVFSLRYILTHMIEEYARHNDHADLLRQRIDKFAEQQWTAGAGPLTGAVDGPRGCGAPKARRRPARSALRPAGTSRSA; encoded by the coding sequence GTGCCTGGGATCGAGCCCCTCCCTGCAATCGAACAAACCTGTCACCCTCTGCAACCACTCCCCAAGATCTGCGCCAGAACCCAAAACTCACCTACAAAGCCAGACGTCGACACCGCAGACCCATCCGAGGCGTTCGCGATCTGGCACGAGGAATGCGCCCGATCCCGCGGCATCGTCGATGCCGCCCAGTCCCCCGACACCACCGGGCGGTACCGAGACGACGTCTTCTCTCTCCGCTACATCCTCACCCACATGATCGAGGAATACGCGCGGCACAACGACCACGCCGACCTCCTCCGCCAGCGCATCGACAAATTCGCCGAACAGCAGTGGACGGCAGGGGCCGGTCCCCTGACCGGGGCGGTCGACGGTCCCCGCGGGTGCGGAGCGCCGAAGGCAAGGCGTCGGCCAGCGCGAAGCGCACTGAGACCGGCTGGCACATCCCGCAGCGCGTGA
- a CDS encoding aspartate/glutamate racemase family protein, which translates to MTSSTGTTEIIGILGGMGPAATADFYAKLVSMTPGHSDQDHLRTVIWSDPTVPDRTEALLGNGPDPTPWLLNGSRVLREAGATVIAIPCNTAHAFVPRIADHVGLPIIHMIAEVARHLTTLDPTVHTAGLLATTGTLRAGLYQEWLQRHGIRLLLPDPTSRQDQVMAAIRAVKAGDQAAAAVPLADAAQQLSAQGAQAIIAGCTEIPLGLPTDAVDVPLIDPAVILAQALVRRVQAR; encoded by the coding sequence GTGACCAGCTCGACCGGCACCACGGAGATCATCGGCATCCTGGGCGGCATGGGACCGGCGGCCACCGCCGACTTCTACGCCAAACTGGTGTCGATGACTCCGGGCCACAGCGACCAGGACCACCTCAGGACAGTCATCTGGTCCGATCCCACCGTCCCCGACCGCACCGAGGCCCTCCTCGGCAACGGCCCCGACCCGACCCCCTGGCTCCTCAATGGCAGCCGGGTCCTGCGCGAGGCCGGCGCCACCGTCATCGCCATCCCCTGCAACACCGCGCACGCCTTCGTGCCCCGCATCGCCGACCACGTCGGACTGCCGATCATCCACATGATCGCCGAAGTCGCACGCCACCTCACCACCCTGGATCCGACTGTCCACACCGCCGGACTGCTGGCCACCACCGGCACCCTCCGTGCGGGCCTGTACCAGGAGTGGCTCCAACGCCACGGCATCCGCCTGCTTCTGCCCGACCCAACCAGCCGGCAGGACCAGGTCATGGCCGCCATCCGCGCCGTCAAGGCCGGCGACCAGGCAGCAGCGGCCGTACCCCTGGCCGACGCCGCACAACAGCTGTCCGCACAAGGAGCGCAGGCGATCATCGCGGGCTGCACCGAGATCCCACTCGGCCTGCCCACCGACGCCGTGGACGTCCCCCTCATCGATCCCGCCGTCATCCTGGCCCAGGCACTCGTCCGCCGTGTCCAGGCCCGATGA
- a CDS encoding ISL3 family transposase: MVLVMQTDAPFWESLVFDGIDDVDVEAVTAAFGTVEVVANGRAAGAACPACGRFSDRVHGRYLRRLRDLPLADQGFLIRLRVRRFICGSVDCPRRTFAEPFSRLAAPHARFTTRLNHVLERVGLALAGRAGARLAAELGFGAGRMTLLRRVMALSDPRSSTPRVLGVDDFAIRRGQTYSNVLTSVEDHRAVDVFPTREAGPLAAWLIRHPGVEIICRDRASAYAEGARRGAPDAFCRSPTGSICGRASAEPSRPASPPTATACAVPRPAACYRGPPDCFQDGPRTTRSPSADGPSGRRQHTHWSTSCLPKAIHAGRSPDTWAGASTPSSGRQTPHAGRTPSATTGPDPAGWTPTSPTWSDASPQDAPASPTSTTNSLPSTRPSPTRWSAPTSPPSASLRSAHQTGLRRCAR; encoded by the coding sequence ATGGTGCTGGTCATGCAGACCGATGCACCGTTCTGGGAGTCGCTGGTCTTCGATGGGATCGACGATGTGGATGTCGAGGCGGTTACGGCTGCATTCGGCACGGTCGAGGTGGTGGCGAACGGTCGCGCGGCCGGGGCGGCGTGTCCGGCCTGCGGCCGCTTCTCGGATCGAGTCCACGGCCGCTATCTGCGCAGGCTGAGAGACCTTCCGCTCGCCGACCAGGGCTTTCTGATCCGGCTGAGGGTCCGGCGCTTCATCTGTGGGTCGGTAGACTGCCCGCGTCGGACGTTCGCCGAGCCGTTCTCGCGGCTGGCCGCCCCGCACGCACGGTTCACCACTCGGCTCAACCACGTCCTGGAGCGAGTTGGGCTCGCGCTGGCCGGACGGGCCGGTGCTCGGCTGGCTGCCGAGCTGGGCTTCGGCGCGGGAAGGATGACCTTGTTACGCAGGGTCATGGCATTGTCCGATCCACGGTCCAGCACGCCGCGTGTGCTGGGCGTGGACGACTTCGCGATCCGCCGCGGCCAGACCTACTCCAACGTCTTGACCAGTGTCGAAGACCATCGCGCGGTCGATGTGTTCCCGACTCGCGAAGCCGGGCCGCTGGCCGCCTGGCTGATCCGCCACCCCGGTGTGGAGATCATCTGCCGAGACCGCGCCAGCGCCTACGCCGAAGGCGCCCGCCGCGGTGCCCCCGATGCTTTTTGCAGGTCGCCGACCGGTTCCATCTGTGGCAGGGCCTCGGCCGAGCCGTCGAGACCTGCGTCGCCGCCCACCGCGACTGCCTGCGCAGTCCCTCGCCCAGCAGCCTGCTACCGGGGGCCACCGGACTGCTTTCAGGACGGCCCCAGGACGACTCGGAGCCCGTCGGCCGACGGGCCGAGCGGAAGAAGGCAGCATACGCACTGGTCCACGAGCTGCTTGCCCAAGGCCATTCACGCCGGGCGATCGCCCGACACCTGGGCTGGGGCCTCAACACCGTCCTCCGGTAGGCAAACGCCGCACGCTGGCAGGACACCATCCGCGACAACCGGCCCCGACCCAGCAGGCTGGACCCCTACAAGCCCTACGTGGAGCGACGCTTCGCCGCAGGATGCACCAGCGTCACCCACCTCTACAACGAACTCGTTGCCGTCAACGCGCCCGTCACCTACCAGATGGTCCGCGCCCACATCGCCACCCTCCGCGAGTCTCCGGTCGGCACACCAGACCGGCCTCCGACGGTGCGCCAGGTGA
- the aspA gene encoding aspartate ammonia-lyase produces MARNTRIEHDLVGDKEVPADAYYGVHTVRAVENFAITGSTISQFPELIVSLAAVKQAAATANRDLGLLPQDLAGAIIAACEEIRGGRLADQFVVDPVQGGAGTSTNMNANEVIANRALEIIGHPRGHYEVIHPLDHVNLGQSTNDVYPTAVRLALVASLRLLDDRLGKLAAAFTAKAAEFSGVLKMGRTQLQDAVPMTLGQEFTAYAVMIEEDRQRLTEAAALLLESNLGGTAIGTGINGHPRYAELVCARLAEISGEPVQPADNFIEATQDCGAFVQLSGVLKRVAVKLSKTCNDLRLTSSGPTAGLGEINLPPVQAGSSIMPGKVNPVIPEVVNQVAFEVIGNDLTVTMAAEAGQLQLNAFEPVIAYSLLRSLAHLRAACDTLTTRCIPGITANRDHLHDSVHRSIGLVTALTPHIGYAASTSLARQALATGRPIKDLAAETGMLTIAQLDTILRPEHLTGHSAQAAAKVSP; encoded by the coding sequence ATGGCACGGAACACACGCATCGAACACGACCTGGTGGGGGACAAGGAGGTCCCGGCCGACGCCTACTACGGAGTGCACACGGTGCGGGCGGTGGAAAACTTCGCGATCACTGGTTCCACCATCTCCCAGTTCCCGGAACTGATCGTCTCGCTGGCTGCGGTCAAACAAGCCGCAGCGACAGCCAACCGCGATCTGGGCCTGCTGCCCCAGGACCTGGCCGGGGCGATCATCGCCGCGTGCGAGGAGATCCGCGGCGGGCGGCTCGCCGACCAGTTCGTCGTCGACCCCGTCCAGGGCGGGGCCGGCACCTCGACCAACATGAACGCCAACGAGGTCATCGCCAACCGGGCCCTGGAGATCATCGGCCACCCCCGCGGCCACTACGAGGTCATCCACCCCCTGGACCACGTCAACCTGGGCCAGAGCACCAACGACGTCTACCCCACCGCCGTCCGCCTCGCCCTCGTCGCCTCACTGCGCCTGCTCGACGACCGCCTGGGAAAACTGGCCGCCGCCTTCACCGCGAAAGCAGCTGAGTTCAGCGGCGTCCTGAAGATGGGCCGCACCCAGCTCCAGGACGCCGTCCCGATGACCCTAGGCCAGGAATTCACCGCCTATGCCGTCATGATCGAAGAGGACCGCCAGCGCCTCACCGAAGCCGCCGCCCTGCTCCTGGAGTCCAACCTCGGTGGCACCGCCATCGGCACCGGCATCAATGGCCACCCCCGCTACGCCGAACTCGTCTGCGCCCGCCTCGCCGAGATCAGCGGCGAACCCGTCCAGCCCGCGGACAACTTCATCGAAGCTACCCAGGACTGCGGTGCCTTCGTCCAGCTCTCCGGCGTCCTCAAGCGAGTCGCCGTGAAGCTCTCCAAGACCTGCAACGACCTGCGCCTGACCTCATCCGGCCCCACCGCCGGGCTTGGGGAGATCAACCTGCCTCCCGTCCAGGCCGGATCCAGCATCATGCCGGGCAAGGTCAACCCGGTGATCCCCGAAGTCGTCAATCAGGTCGCCTTCGAAGTCATCGGCAATGACCTGACCGTCACCATGGCCGCCGAAGCAGGCCAACTCCAGCTCAACGCTTTCGAACCGGTCATCGCCTACAGCCTGCTGCGCTCCCTCGCCCACCTGCGAGCCGCCTGCGACACCCTCACCACCCGCTGCATCCCCGGCATCACCGCCAACCGTGACCACCTCCACGACAGCGTGCACCGCTCTATAGGACTGGTCACCGCACTCACCCCGCACATCGGCTACGCCGCCAGCACCAGCCTCGCCCGCCAGGCCCTGGCCACCGGCCGCCCCATCAAGGACCTCGCCGCCGAAACCGGCATGCTCACCATCGCCCAACTCGACACGATCCTGCGCCCCGAACACCTCACCGGGCACTCTGCACAGGCAGCAGCAAAAGTCAGCCCATGA
- a CDS encoding dicarboxylate/amino acid:cation symporter yields the protein MNSQNTPTSTDGRSGARPGLLRRYLRIPIGVQSIIAVGLGALIGTLAPSAGVQMKILGDVFLNLVQVVVLPLVFPLIVLGIARMESVKKVGRIAGKAILYFEIVTTVILLIAVGLAKFTGIGKGAPVHGADAKDLHGLSKGIDFHELVLHAVPKNIFAAFGEGNLLGAIVFALLVGVAMAAIGEKAAPFASVLESVAAVMFKVVGYVIRIAPLGVLGFISYDVAHYGFGNLRSLAGFIAVVYAGLAIVLGLLFPLIAAIYRIRYVELLKSIADLAGIAFVTRSSESVLAPLMGKLEDFGVSRSTTSFVVPLGYSFNTDGSVLYMGAALVFLANAYGGDTSLPALLLMVGVLVLLSKGMAGVASASIVVLIAAGNSMGLPAEGIALLLGVDFIVDMARTGVNVIGNSLAAAVIDNSEKRRKAEHGPSQGAAVNDTAPQSQLAPALQKDAAQ from the coding sequence GTGAACTCACAAAACACCCCGACCAGCACGGACGGGCGTTCCGGAGCCCGGCCGGGCCTCCTGCGGCGATATCTGCGGATACCGATCGGCGTGCAGTCGATCATCGCTGTCGGACTCGGAGCCCTGATCGGCACGCTGGCGCCGAGTGCCGGCGTGCAGATGAAGATCCTCGGCGATGTCTTCCTCAACCTGGTGCAGGTCGTCGTCCTGCCTCTGGTCTTCCCGCTGATCGTGCTGGGCATCGCCCGTATGGAGTCGGTGAAGAAGGTCGGCCGGATCGCGGGCAAGGCCATCCTCTACTTCGAGATCGTCACCACCGTCATCCTGCTGATCGCGGTGGGCCTGGCCAAGTTCACCGGCATCGGCAAGGGCGCCCCCGTCCATGGGGCCGACGCCAAGGACCTTCACGGGCTGAGCAAAGGCATCGACTTCCACGAGCTGGTCCTGCACGCCGTACCGAAGAACATCTTCGCCGCGTTCGGGGAGGGCAACCTGCTCGGTGCCATCGTTTTCGCCCTGCTCGTGGGCGTGGCCATGGCCGCGATCGGGGAGAAGGCGGCGCCCTTCGCCTCCGTGCTGGAGTCCGTCGCCGCAGTGATGTTCAAGGTCGTCGGCTACGTCATCCGCATCGCGCCGCTCGGGGTGCTCGGTTTCATCTCTTACGACGTCGCCCACTACGGCTTCGGCAACCTGCGCAGCCTCGCGGGCTTCATCGCCGTCGTCTACGCGGGCCTGGCCATCGTCCTCGGCCTGCTCTTCCCCCTCATCGCCGCGATCTACCGCATCCGCTACGTCGAGTTGCTCAAGTCGATTGCCGACCTGGCGGGCATCGCCTTCGTCACCCGTAGCTCCGAATCCGTACTGGCCCCCCTCATGGGCAAGCTGGAGGACTTCGGCGTCAGCCGCTCCACGACCTCCTTCGTCGTCCCCCTCGGCTACTCCTTCAACACCGACGGCTCCGTGCTCTACATGGGCGCCGCCCTGGTCTTCCTCGCCAACGCCTACGGCGGCGACACCTCCCTGCCCGCCCTGCTCCTCATGGTCGGCGTGCTGGTGCTCCTGTCCAAGGGCATGGCCGGAGTCGCCTCGGCCTCCATCGTCGTCCTCATCGCGGCCGGCAACAGCATGGGACTGCCCGCCGAGGGCATCGCCCTGCTCCTCGGCGTGGACTTCATCGTCGACATGGCCCGCACCGGCGTGAACGTCATCGGCAACTCCCTCGCCGCCGCCGTCATCGACAACTCCGAGAAGCGGCGGAAGGCCGAACACGGCCCGAGCCAGGGGGCCGCTGTCAACGACACCGCCCCCCAGTCGCAACTCGCACCGGCACTTCAGAAGGATGCCGCGCAGTGA
- a CDS encoding GntR family transcriptional regulator — translation MSLDSPVSRRLLSDEVFHRLRDSIVRGELVPGEKVKDSELAERLGLSRTPVREALARLADIGLVEAKPGVYTRITPLNRRDAVKTLAVLRSLDQLAIETAVPVMTEQDLERMRDANRDFERAVAANDTAAALTADDRFHAVPIMASDNPVLSRIVEQLHPQIHRILYRKFSTLLGGRNTIEHHDQLVQVCATGDARAAAELSGRHWSELGGHINQLFDTNQFTEPATA, via the coding sequence ATGTCACTCGACAGTCCCGTCTCCCGCCGCCTCCTCAGCGATGAGGTCTTTCACCGCCTGCGCGACTCCATCGTGCGCGGCGAACTCGTCCCGGGAGAGAAGGTCAAGGACAGCGAGCTCGCCGAGCGCCTCGGGCTCAGCCGCACCCCGGTGCGCGAGGCGCTCGCCCGGCTCGCTGACATCGGTCTCGTCGAGGCCAAGCCCGGCGTCTATACCCGCATCACCCCCCTCAACCGTCGCGACGCCGTAAAGACCCTCGCCGTCCTGCGCTCCCTCGACCAGCTCGCCATCGAGACCGCCGTGCCGGTGATGACCGAGCAGGACCTGGAGCGCATGCGGGATGCAAACCGCGACTTCGAACGGGCCGTCGCCGCCAACGACACCGCCGCCGCCCTCACGGCGGACGACCGCTTCCACGCCGTCCCCATCATGGCCTCGGACAACCCCGTCCTCAGCCGGATCGTCGAGCAGCTCCACCCGCAGATCCACCGCATCCTCTACCGCAAGTTCTCCACCCTGCTCGGCGGCCGCAACACCATCGAGCACCACGACCAGCTCGTCCAGGTCTGCGCAACCGGCGATGCCCGCGCCGCAGCCGAACTCTCCGGACGGCACTGGTCCGAACTCGGCGGACACATCAACCAGCTCTTCGACACCAACCAGTTCACCGAGCCGGCAACCGCCTGA
- a CDS encoding rod shape-determining protein, which translates to MTKRAWLSAPIGSVVLVAPGAGAHPGVEPAVDKVQELWPAAVVTVVDEAVAALAGAGLDPEPAACVVVHQDGLRTSVAVVAGREAIAGGLVAGGTRGLAQAVVEHLRAEHRLDAGLESAWAAVVHGGVFAPSSTVPTPGPVYGSMITEDRVFPRQPGEVTLSPTELRAVVAPAYQPVVGLVEQVLREAPPETVRQATAGGLLLTGPHLPGAEDHLTDLTGLPARRVVEPTAGFHDPQVLLDGVARLLAEKPPAPVIVEHRIDLSEKLQLLEKLGLRLPRDLNADDG; encoded by the coding sequence ATGACGAAGCGGGCGTGGCTGTCGGCGCCGATCGGGTCGGTGGTCCTCGTGGCACCCGGAGCCGGTGCACACCCGGGGGTGGAGCCGGCCGTGGACAAGGTCCAGGAGCTGTGGCCGGCGGCGGTGGTCACGGTGGTGGACGAGGCAGTGGCCGCACTGGCCGGTGCCGGCCTGGACCCGGAGCCGGCCGCGTGTGTCGTGGTGCACCAGGACGGGCTACGCACCTCGGTCGCTGTCGTCGCCGGGCGCGAGGCGATCGCCGGTGGTCTGGTGGCCGGTGGCACGCGAGGTCTGGCCCAGGCGGTGGTCGAGCACCTGCGGGCCGAGCACCGGCTCGACGCCGGCCTGGAGTCGGCGTGGGCCGCCGTCGTTCACGGCGGCGTGTTCGCGCCATCGTCAACGGTGCCCACCCCCGGGCCTGTCTACGGATCGATGATCACCGAGGATCGTGTCTTCCCTCGGCAGCCGGGCGAGGTGACCTTGTCGCCGACCGAACTGCGCGCCGTCGTGGCCCCTGCCTACCAGCCGGTGGTGGGCCTCGTGGAGCAGGTGCTGCGTGAAGCGCCGCCGGAGACCGTCCGGCAGGCGACCGCCGGCGGGCTGCTGCTGACCGGCCCGCACCTGCCCGGAGCGGAGGACCACCTGACGGATCTGACCGGGCTGCCCGCTCGTCGGGTGGTCGAACCGACGGCAGGGTTTCACGATCCCCAGGTCCTCCTCGACGGGGTGGCCCGTCTGCTCGCCGAGAAGCCGCCTGCCCCCGTCATCGTCGAGCACCGCATTGACCTTTCAGAGAAGTTGCAATTGCTGGAGAAGCTCGGCCTGCGGCTACCACGTGATCTGAACGCCGACGACGGGTAA